In a single window of the Nicotiana tomentosiformis chromosome 10, ASM39032v3, whole genome shotgun sequence genome:
- the LOC104094187 gene encoding cytosolic sulfotransferase 12-like — MTTSQTSPLIPPKYLREDELNEESKKLLLTLPKERGWLASHIYNYQGFWIAPRHLQGVIACQQQFQAQDSDIILVTSPKSGTTWLKALVFALVNRIRFPFSEQNHPLLVNNPHDLVPFLELKLYIDGQVPNFSSFTSPRLLSTHLPYGSLPKSVQHSKNKLVYLCRNPRDIFISLFHFTNNLRIENMGTNSIEEMLDLFCKGVSLYGPFWNHVLDYWKKSIENPKKVLFLMYEEMKEQPEIQLKRLAEFLGCSFSIEEEKSGVVDEILKMCSFENLSNLEVNKNEKLSTGEENKVFFRRGKVGDWKNYFTLEMTEKLNHIIEQKFQGSGLLFE; from the coding sequence ATGACAACATCTCAAACGTCTCcgctaattcctcccaagtattTACGAGAGGATGAACTCAATGAAGAGAGTAAGAAATTGCTCTTAACTTTACCAAAAGAAAGAGGATGGCTTGCATCACATATCTACAACTACCAAGGTTTTTGGATAGCACCAAGGCATTTACAAGGTGTAATTGCATGTCAACAACAATTTCAAGCTCAAGATAGCGATATCATCCTTGTTACCTCTCCTAAATCAGGAACTACTTGGTTAAAAGCACTCGTGTTCGCTCTAGTAAACCGAATTCGCTTTCCCTTTTCAGAACAAAATCACCCTTTACTCGTCAATAATCCTCATGATCTTGTTCCATTCTTGGAACTTAAGCTTTATATTGATGGACAAGTCCCTAATTTTTCATCCTTTACTTCACCTAGATTGTTGTCCACTCATTTACCCTATGGTTCATTACCAAAATCCGTCCAACATTCCAAAAACAAACTTGTTTACTTATGTAGGAATCCTAGGgacatttttatttcattatttcattTCACAAATAATTTAAGAATCGAAAACATGGGAACCAATTCCATTGAAGAAATGCTTGATCTTTTCTGTAAGGGAGTGAGCCTTTATGGTCCGTTTTGGAATCATGTGTTAGATTATTGGAAAAAAAGCATAGAAAATCCTAAAAAAGTACTTTTCTTGATGTATGAAGAGATGAAGGAACAACCCGAGATTCAACTGAAACGATTAGCTGAATTCTTGGGATGTTCATTCTCTATAGAGGAAGAAAAATCTGGAGTGGTGGATGAAATTTTAAAAATGTGTAGCTTTGAGAATTTGAGCAATTTGGAGGTGAACAAGAATGAGAAACTGTCAACTGGAGAGGAAAATAAAGTGTTTTTTCGTCGAGGAAAAGTTGGAGACTGGAAAAATTACTTCACATTAGAGATGACGGAGAAACTCAATCATATTATTGAACAAAAGTTCCAAGGATCTGGATTATTGTTTGAGTGA
- the LOC138900304 gene encoding uncharacterized protein translates to MIFRGNDINGVTFSAATKTKRVLVDPGSSTNIIQQRVLEQAKKTGRIIPATKLLVGFNLASVATRGEILLPTNAEGVMKTTLFKVVDGDTCYNIILGRPWLHEMKVIPSTYHKLLKFPTPEGIKHIKGDQSAAREINAISVSNSKGKEYTA, encoded by the exons ATGATTTTCAGAGGGAACGATATTAATGGTGTGACATTTTCGGCGGCGACAAAGACGAAG cgtgttttgGTGGACCCAGGGAGTTCAACCAATATTATCCAACAGAGAGTGCTAGAACAAGCCAAGAAAACCGGAAGGATTATTCCGGCCACAAAGCTCCTCGTCGGGTTCAATTTGGCAAGTGTAGCAACTCGAGGAGAAATATTGCTGCCCACGAATGCTGAGGGTGTAATGAAGACAACCCTTTTTAAAGTAGTAGATGGTGATACATGCTACAATATCATTCTTGGAAGACCATGGCTGCATGAGATGAAGGTTATACCGTCAACGTATCATAAACTTCTAAAATTCCCGACTCCGGAAGGAATTAAGCATATAAAAGGAGATCAATCGGCAGCAAGGGAGATAAACGCGATCTCAGTTTCcaatagcaaagggaaggagtatACAGCATAG